The following proteins are co-located in the Palaemon carinicauda isolate YSFRI2023 chromosome 3, ASM3689809v2, whole genome shotgun sequence genome:
- the LOC137632214 gene encoding uncharacterized protein encodes MGEEEVFGNLSVVRTQYENLYVKNTPEYSETDLYSSNGQVSISAMDKSQFLQWTGLYFSSGQVSISPMGLYSSNGQVSIYPTDRSLVSISPTDHSLILQLTGLYFSDGQVSIPPMDWSLILQRTVLYSSNRLVSISPMDKSLFLQWISLYFSNGQVSISPVDRSLFLQRTSLYFYNGQVPISPTDRSLFLQLTGLYISNGQVSISPNGQVSIPPTDQSLFLQQTGLSFSNRQVSISPMDRSLFLQGTGLYLSNGQVSISLLDRSLFQQRMDQYYCNGHDYIPPVDRSLFLQRTGLYSSNGQISIPPWTGLYFSNGQVSIPPTFRSLCLQGTGLYLPNGHVSIPPMDRSLFLHGQVSISPWTGLYFSNGQVSIPPTNRSLFQQWTGIHSSNGWFSIPTTDRIILLRWTGLYSSNEQVSIPPMDKSLFLQRTGLYSSNE; translated from the exons atgggtgaagaagaagtgtttgggaatctcagtgttgtcaggacacAGTATGAGAACTTATATGTAAAGAATACACCAGAATATTCGGA GACAGATCTCTATTCATCCAATGGACAGGTTTCTATTTCTGCAATGGACAAGTCTCAATTCCTACAATGGACGGGTCTCTATTTCTCCAGCGGACAGGTCTCTATTTCTCCAATGG gtctctattcctccaatgGACAGGTCTCTATTTATCCAACGGACAGGTCTCTAGTCTCTATTTCTCCAACGGACCACTCTCTAATCCTCCAACTAACAGGTCTCTATTTCTCCGAtggacaggtctctattcctcccATGGACTGGTCTCTAATTCTCCAAAGGACAGTTCTCTATTCCTCCAACAGACTTGTCTCTATTTCTCCCATGGATAAGTCTCTATTTCTCCAATGGATAAGTCTCTATTTCTCCAATGGACAG GTCTCTATTTCTCCAGTGGACAGatctctattcctccaacggaccaGTCTCTACTTCTACAATGGACAGGTCCCTATTTCTCCAACagacaggtctctattcctccaactAACGGGTCTCTATATCTCCAATGGACAG GTCTCTATTTCTCCAAAtggacaggtctctattcctccaacaGACCAGTCTCTATTTCTCCAACAGACAGGTCTCAGTTTCTCCAATAGACAGGTCTCTATTTCTCCAATGGACAGGTCTCTATTTCTCCAAGGGACAGGTCTCTATTTATCCAACGGGCAGGTCTCTATTTCCTTATTGGACAGGTCTCTATTTCAACAACGGATGGATCAATATTACTGCAACGGACACGATTATATTCCTCCAGTagacaggtctctattcctccaacgaacaggtctctattcctccaatgGACAGATCTCAATTCCTCCATGGACAGGTCTCTATTTctccaacggacaggtctctattcctccaacgtTCAGGTCTCTATGCCTCCAAGGGACAGGTCTCTATTTACCCAACGGACATGTCTCTATTCCTCCAAtggacaggtctctattcctccatggacag gtctctatttctccatggacaggtctctatttctccaacggacaggtctctattcctccaactAACAGGTCTCTTTTTCAACAATGGACAGGTATTCATTCCTCCAACGGATGGTTCTCTATTCCTACAACGGATAGGATTATACTCCTCCGTTGGACAGGCCTCTATTCCTCCAATGaacaggtctctattcctccaatggacaagtctctattcctccaacggacaggtctctaTTCTTCCAACGAATAG